From Gimesia panareensis, the proteins below share one genomic window:
- a CDS encoding MerR family transcriptional regulator — protein sequence MHEFLTSKQVARAIQASESSVKRWCDKGVIPTQYTAGGHRRIALPDLIEFLRSSKYDLVRPEVLGLPATTGQTVRVIDRAAGQLTEALLRGEEDLCRQIVLDLYLAEHSISSICDQVIARSFVTIGDRWECGDAEVYQERRGCEVALRLLHELRTLIPNPPLDAPLAFGGTVEGDLYSLPTTMVELVLRDIKWNAASLGTNLPFSTLAAAIEQQRPRLFWLSVSYIRDELEFLQHYAELFDEFGMDVAFVVGGRALKESIRQQMQYAAFCDNIRHVESFAQTLLSVSEKESK from the coding sequence ATGCACGAATTTCTAACATCGAAACAGGTTGCCCGCGCGATACAGGCCAGCGAATCCTCTGTGAAACGCTGGTGTGACAAGGGTGTGATTCCGACCCAATACACGGCGGGGGGACATCGGCGAATTGCCCTGCCCGACCTGATCGAATTTCTGCGATCGAGTAAGTACGATCTGGTACGACCGGAGGTGCTGGGGCTCCCCGCCACCACCGGACAGACGGTCCGCGTCATCGATCGGGCTGCGGGTCAGTTGACCGAAGCCCTGCTGAGGGGAGAAGAGGATCTCTGTCGACAGATCGTGCTGGACCTCTACCTGGCGGAACACAGTATCAGTTCGATCTGCGATCAGGTGATTGCCCGGTCTTTTGTCACGATTGGTGATCGCTGGGAATGTGGCGATGCAGAAGTCTACCAGGAACGACGCGGCTGCGAAGTGGCATTGCGGCTGCTGCACGAACTGCGAACTCTGATCCCTAATCCTCCACTCGATGCCCCCCTGGCATTCGGTGGTACTGTCGAGGGTGACCTCTACAGCCTGCCAACCACGATGGTGGAACTGGTTCTGCGCGACATTAAATGGAACGCGGCTTCACTGGGAACGAATCTGCCCTTCTCGACCCTGGCAGCGGCCATCGAACAGCAGCGCCCCCGCCTGTTCTGGCTGAGTGTCAGCTATATCCGTGATGAGCTGGAATTCCTGCAGCATTATGCAGAACTCTTTGACGAATTCGGAATGGATGTGGCGTTTGTGGTCGGCGGACGTGCATTGAAGGAATCGATCCGGCAGCAGATGCAGTATGCGGCCTTCTGCGATAACATCCGGCATGTAGAATCGTTCGCCCAGACGCTGCTCAGCGTCTCGGAAAAAGAGTCGAAATAG
- a CDS encoding arylsulfatase has product MRLLLITLLLLFSWGIPLQAQDHPNVILIMSDDQGYGELSCHGNPLLKTPNLDQLASESIRLTDFHVAPMCTPTRGQLMSGQDAFRNAAMNVSSGRTLMRPGLKTMADQFQAAGYRTGMFGKWHLGDNYPFRPQDRGFQETLWFPSSHISAVPDFWMNDYFDDTYLHNGHREKQSGYCTDVFFREMKNWIRSQNTSQPFFAYLPLNAPHGPLYVSDHYRRPIEAAMQQHPEVVKHLKPQRKRALTSYLAMCANIDENIGKLEQFLSDADLRNDTVVIFLTDNGSTMGPDYFNAGMRGKKVTLWEGGHRVPCFIRWPNGKLGPARDLNDLIHVQDLFPTLCELCGLPLPEQRLDGMSLVPRMRGEVEALPDRMLVIDYSRMPFVGNKKSTFLSYPRKEGAAVLWKRWRWLENRELYDLTSDPLQQKNIADQHPEVVEKMQAHLDQWWQELQPAVGEPQRVVIGHDAENPSLLTACEWLDVFVDQQGQVRRGIKRNGSWHLTIAEPGDFEFELRRWPRESGLKLNENTPAVKVTDGQLPPGVALPVAKGRLRIGSFDATAKPAADGQSIKIETPLKPGQLELTTWLMDEKDKEICGAYYVYVRRK; this is encoded by the coding sequence ATGCGATTGCTGCTCATCACGCTGCTGCTGCTGTTCTCGTGGGGCATTCCCCTGCAGGCCCAGGATCATCCGAATGTAATCCTGATCATGAGCGATGATCAGGGGTATGGAGAGCTCTCCTGTCACGGCAATCCACTACTCAAAACACCGAACCTGGATCAGTTGGCTTCCGAGAGCATTCGACTGACCGACTTCCATGTCGCGCCGATGTGCACTCCCACCCGGGGGCAGTTGATGAGTGGTCAGGATGCGTTCCGTAATGCCGCCATGAATGTCAGCAGCGGACGCACGCTGATGCGACCCGGACTCAAAACCATGGCGGATCAGTTTCAGGCGGCCGGCTATCGCACGGGGATGTTTGGCAAATGGCACCTGGGAGACAATTATCCCTTCCGCCCGCAGGACCGTGGCTTCCAGGAAACGCTCTGGTTTCCCTCGTCGCATATCAGCGCGGTTCCCGATTTCTGGATGAACGATTATTTTGACGATACCTATCTGCATAACGGCCACCGAGAAAAACAGAGCGGCTACTGCACCGACGTCTTTTTTCGCGAAATGAAAAACTGGATCCGCTCGCAGAATACATCTCAACCCTTCTTTGCCTATCTGCCTTTGAATGCGCCGCACGGGCCCCTCTATGTTTCCGATCATTATCGCCGGCCCATCGAAGCCGCCATGCAGCAACATCCCGAGGTCGTCAAGCATCTCAAGCCGCAGCGCAAACGTGCCCTGACCAGTTATCTCGCGATGTGCGCCAACATCGATGAAAACATCGGCAAGCTGGAACAGTTTCTCAGTGATGCTGATTTGCGGAACGATACCGTCGTGATCTTCCTGACAGACAACGGAAGTACGATGGGCCCCGATTATTTTAACGCCGGCATGCGCGGCAAGAAGGTAACCCTCTGGGAAGGGGGGCATCGCGTCCCCTGTTTCATTCGCTGGCCGAATGGCAAACTCGGACCTGCGCGGGATCTGAATGATTTAATTCACGTTCAGGATCTGTTCCCTACGCTGTGCGAGCTCTGTGGACTTCCGCTGCCTGAGCAGCGCCTGGACGGCATGAGTCTGGTGCCCCGCATGCGGGGGGAAGTGGAAGCGTTACCCGACCGGATGCTGGTGATCGATTACAGCCGCATGCCGTTCGTCGGTAACAAAAAGAGCACGTTCCTGTCTTATCCCCGCAAGGAGGGGGCCGCCGTGCTCTGGAAACGCTGGCGCTGGCTGGAAAACCGGGAACTGTATGACCTCACCAGCGATCCACTGCAGCAGAAGAATATCGCGGATCAGCATCCTGAAGTGGTCGAGAAAATGCAGGCCCACCTGGATCAGTGGTGGCAGGAACTGCAGCCTGCAGTCGGTGAGCCACAGCGAGTGGTCATCGGGCATGATGCGGAGAATCCCTCGCTGCTCACGGCCTGTGAGTGGCTGGATGTCTTCGTCGATCAACAGGGACAGGTGCGTCGCGGCATCAAACGCAACGGGAGCTGGCATCTCACGATCGCCGAACCTGGTGATTTCGAATTCGAACTCCGACGCTGGCCCCGCGAAAGTGGACTGAAATTAAACGAGAACACTCCGGCCGTCAAAGTCACCGACGGTCAGCTTCCTCCGGGCGTTGCCTTACCGGTTGCGAAAGGGCGTCTCAGGATCGGCAGTTTCGATGCCACTGCCAAACCTGCCGCCGATGGTCAGTCGATCAAAATCGAGACTCCGCTCAAACCAGGGCAGCTGGAGCTCACGACCTGGTTGATGGACGAAAAGGACAAGGAGATCTGTGGCGCCTACTATGTCTATGTGAGACGCAAGTAA
- a CDS encoding VOC family protein: MAPHYIPEGYHAVTPYLLVEGAAKLIEFVALVFDAKTELISYHDDKIGHASLRIGDSMLELADACEEWGATSAALHIYVPDVDSTFQKALEAGATCQREPADQFYGERSASVKDPFGIQWHIATQIEVLTKEELLHRAEEFKQQQFHQQQQQQ, translated from the coding sequence ATGGCACCCCACTACATCCCCGAAGGCTACCACGCGGTCACTCCGTACCTGCTGGTAGAGGGGGCGGCAAAACTGATTGAATTTGTCGCGCTGGTCTTCGATGCGAAGACCGAACTGATCTCGTATCATGACGACAAAATCGGCCACGCTTCGCTGAGAATCGGCGATTCCATGCTGGAACTGGCAGACGCCTGCGAAGAATGGGGCGCCACTTCCGCGGCGCTGCATATCTATGTCCCGGATGTGGATTCCACTTTCCAGAAAGCACTCGAAGCGGGTGCCACCTGCCAGCGCGAGCCGGCAGATCAGTTCTACGGCGAGCGCAGTGCTTCGGTGAAAGACCCGTTCGGTATTCAGTGGCACATCGCCACCCAGATTGAAGTCCTTACCAAAGAAGAACTGTTGCACAGAGCCGAAGAGTTCAAGCAGCAGCAATTCCATCAACAGCAGCAACAGCAATAA
- a CDS encoding cupin domain-containing protein: MPFIDIESVQPLEVLPGCKMRTPYGENLMLSYLEMDEGAIVPMHHHPHEQGGMLLKGKLELTMGDEVRTVEAGAMFIIPPNTPHQAIAVDGPAVVLDVFSPVREDYAELFNKYIPTESDEV; encoded by the coding sequence ATGCCCTTTATTGATATCGAATCCGTCCAGCCTCTGGAAGTGCTGCCCGGCTGTAAAATGCGGACCCCCTACGGGGAAAATCTGATGCTCTCTTACCTGGAGATGGACGAAGGGGCCATCGTGCCGATGCATCACCATCCCCACGAGCAGGGGGGCATGCTCCTTAAAGGCAAGCTGGAACTGACGATGGGGGATGAAGTGCGGACCGTGGAAGCGGGGGCGATGTTTATCATTCCGCCGAATACCCCTCACCAGGCGATCGCCGTCGACGGGCCGGCAGTCGTACTGGATGTTTTCAGCCCGGTGCGCGAAGACTACGCAGAGCTGTTTAACAAGTACATTCCCACAGAGTCAGACGAGGTCTGA
- a CDS encoding FMN-binding negative transcriptional regulator, with protein sequence MYIPAAFAETDASRLHPFLEQHSFATLVTSREGEPFASHLPLLLERNAGQQGQLLGHFAKANPQAETPDNESVLAIFHGPHAYISPTWYESANTVPTWNYQAVHIYGRYSRITDPAELKQVIDKTVQFYEAAQPAPWSMEIPDAEFTEGLLQGIVGFRIEIERIEGKFKLSQNHAVERREKVIDALKKQSSDDAQAIAALMKADLPA encoded by the coding sequence ATGTATATTCCAGCCGCCTTTGCCGAAACTGATGCAAGCCGACTTCACCCGTTTCTCGAACAGCACAGCTTCGCCACCCTGGTCACCAGCCGCGAGGGTGAGCCGTTCGCCTCGCATCTGCCGCTGTTACTGGAGCGCAACGCGGGTCAGCAGGGACAATTACTGGGGCATTTTGCCAAAGCGAATCCACAGGCGGAGACTCCGGACAACGAAAGCGTACTGGCGATCTTCCACGGTCCGCATGCCTACATTTCGCCCACCTGGTATGAGTCTGCTAATACGGTCCCCACCTGGAACTACCAGGCAGTACACATTTACGGACGCTATTCCCGCATCACAGATCCCGCAGAACTGAAACAGGTGATCGATAAAACGGTGCAGTTTTATGAAGCGGCGCAACCGGCCCCCTGGTCAATGGAGATTCCGGATGCAGAGTTTACAGAAGGATTACTGCAGGGCATTGTCGGCTTCCGGATTGAGATCGAACGGATCGAGGGCAAATTCAAACTGAGCCAGAACCATGCAGTGGAGCGTCGAGAGAAAGTGATTGACGCGTTAAAAAAACAGAGCAGCGACGACGCCCAGGCCATCGCTGCTCTGATGAAAGCAGATCTCCCCGCTTAG
- the rny gene encoding ribonuclease Y, with translation MFTEVAIGATLALIVGVVIGYFIDRIRRGSAYQSYQQILKQAELDAENLLKSQKLEAKEELLKRREALEEDVNKQREELWAVEKKLSKRESALEDQQADFLKKESMIQATQSKLASRSKAVEAREQELERALKSQQEELFKISGLDRETASQMLLDRLENDLKNETGGLILKYQNELKQSCDKIARETIGMAVQRFASGHVAETTVSTVELPEEEMKGRIIGREGRNIRAFEKATGVDVIVDDTPGVVVVSAFDNVRRQIGKMSLQKLVNDGRIHPARIEEVVEETQKELEEYIQTMGQNACQEVNISGVHPKLIDLLGRLHFRTSYSQNVLRHSIEVSALTGIMAEQLGLDGTLARRCGLFHDIGKAADHEMEGGHPAVGAQLLKRYGECQEVVHAAAGHHDDIRPDYIYTVLVAAADACSASRPGARRDTLEKYVRRLEELETLVCGFPGVDHTYAIQAGREVRVIVDADQVNDREAAKMCKDIAKAIEDTLTYPGEIRVTVMRESRTVEYAR, from the coding sequence AGTCTTATCAACAGATCCTTAAACAGGCCGAACTCGATGCCGAAAACCTGCTCAAAAGCCAGAAGCTGGAAGCCAAAGAAGAATTACTGAAGCGTCGCGAAGCGCTGGAAGAAGATGTCAACAAGCAGCGCGAAGAGCTCTGGGCCGTCGAGAAAAAACTCAGCAAACGCGAAAGTGCCCTGGAAGATCAGCAGGCCGATTTCCTCAAGAAAGAATCCATGATCCAGGCCACCCAGTCCAAGCTCGCCTCCCGCTCCAAAGCAGTCGAAGCCCGGGAACAGGAACTGGAACGCGCCCTGAAATCGCAGCAGGAAGAGCTGTTCAAAATCAGCGGTCTGGATCGCGAAACCGCCTCCCAGATGCTGCTGGATCGCCTGGAAAACGATCTCAAAAATGAAACCGGCGGCCTGATCCTGAAGTATCAGAATGAGCTGAAGCAGTCCTGTGACAAAATCGCCCGCGAGACCATCGGCATGGCGGTCCAGCGGTTCGCCTCCGGCCACGTGGCGGAAACGACGGTCTCCACGGTCGAACTGCCCGAAGAGGAAATGAAAGGGCGGATCATCGGTCGGGAAGGCCGCAACATCCGGGCTTTCGAAAAAGCGACCGGCGTGGACGTCATCGTCGACGATACACCGGGTGTGGTCGTCGTCTCGGCTTTCGATAACGTGCGGCGTCAGATCGGGAAAATGTCACTGCAGAAACTGGTCAACGACGGCCGTATTCACCCCGCCCGCATTGAGGAAGTGGTTGAAGAAACGCAGAAGGAACTCGAAGAGTACATTCAGACGATGGGCCAGAATGCCTGCCAGGAAGTTAACATTTCCGGCGTGCATCCCAAACTGATTGACCTGCTGGGACGTCTGCACTTCCGTACGAGCTACAGCCAGAATGTGCTCCGGCACTCGATCGAGGTCTCCGCGCTGACCGGTATCATGGCAGAACAGCTGGGACTGGATGGGACACTGGCCCGCCGCTGCGGACTGTTTCATGACATCGGTAAAGCAGCGGACCACGAAATGGAAGGGGGACACCCCGCCGTCGGTGCCCAGTTGCTCAAGCGGTACGGCGAATGCCAGGAAGTCGTGCACGCTGCCGCCGGCCACCACGATGACATTCGCCCCGATTACATCTACACCGTACTCGTCGCTGCCGCGGACGCCTGTTCCGCCTCGCGCCCCGGTGCCCGTCGGGACACGCTGGAAAAGTATGTCCGCCGACTCGAAGAACTGGAAACGCTCGTCTGCGGTTTCCCGGGCGTCGACCACACCTATGCGATTCAGGCCGGTCGTGAAGTCCGCGTGATTGTCGATGCCGATCAGGTCAACGATCGCGAAGCGGCTAAAATGTGTAAGGACATCGCCAAGGCAATCGAAGATACGTTAACCTATCCCGGTGAGATCCGGGTGACCGTGATGCGGGAATCACGCACAGTCGAATACGCCCGCTAA